Proteins encoded within one genomic window of Oncorhynchus masou masou isolate Uvic2021 chromosome 1, UVic_Omas_1.1, whole genome shotgun sequence:
- the LOC135542893 gene encoding platelet glycoprotein Ib beta chain-like: protein MRGFLPCVTPLLGLLILLTPGRVQGSSSCPLYCSCHGAQVDCSSRALTTSSLPSRFPPATTELRLHDNQLTTLPNSLLDFLSSLHSVSLHGNPWACDCGVLYLRAWLLRQPASYTSHSNITCSSPPHLRGTLVVYLAEEEVLESCHYWYCDLALASQVCLFVFVAVQAGLLAAVVVFLRRFESLSREARWPTEESFAGGEGLTTNEYSEHEPMKESII from the coding sequence ATGAGGGGGTTCCTGCCATGTGTGACCCCACTACTGGGTCTTCTCATCTTGTTGACCCCAGGGAGGGTTCAAGGGTCATCAAGCTGTCCCCTGTACTGCTCCTGTCATGGTGCTCAGGTAGACTGCAGCAGCCGTGCCCTCACCACCTCTTCCTTACCCTCCCGCTTCCCTCCTGCCACCACCGAGCTCCGTCTCCATGACAACCAGCTGACCACTCTCCCAAACAGCCTTCtggacttcctctcctccctccactccgtGTCGCTCCATGGAAACCCCTGGGCCTGTGACTGCGGTGTGCTCTACCTGCGTGCCTGGCTGCTCCGACAACCTGCCAGCTACACCAGCCACAGCAACATCACCTGCAGTTCCCCTCCCCACCTGCGAGGGACGCTGGTGGTCTACCTGGCTGAGGAGGAGGTGCTGGAGTCCTGTCACTACTGGTACTGTGACTTGGCACTGGCCTCCcaggtgtgtttgtttgtgtttgtggcgGTGCAGGCGGGGCTGCTAGCTGCTGTGGTCGTGTTCCTGAGGAGGTTTGAGAGCCTGTCCCGCGAGGCCCGGTGGCCCACAGAGGAGAGCTTTGCTGGGGGGGAGGGGCTTACGACTAATGAGTATAGTGAGCATGAGCCCATGAAGGAAAGCATCATCTga
- the LOC135542880 gene encoding septin-5-like, giving the protein MDAIMLQEKLVERLLCSRVRTSRQKEKQYVGFATLPNQVHRKSVKKGFDFTLMVAGESGMGKSTLVNSLFLTDLYKDRKLLNAEERINQTVEIIKHTVDIEEKGVKLKLTIVDTPGFGDAVNNNECWKPITDYIDQQFEQYFRDESGLNRKNIQDNRVHCCLYFIPPFGHGLRPVDVEFMKALHEKVNVVPLIAKADCLTPSEIKKLKDRVRDEIERFGIKVYQFPECDSDEDEEFKQLDKELKECCPFAVIGSNTVVEARGQRVRGRLYPWGIVEVENQSHCDFVKLRNILIRSHMHDLKDVTCDMHYENYRAQCIQDMTSKLTQDNRMESPIPMLPQPTPDVETDRLIKMKDEELARMQEMLNKMQQQIHDGKDQ; this is encoded by the exons ATGGATGCTATCATGCTGCAGGAGAAACTGGTGGAACGCTTGCTTTGCTCTCGAGTCAGAACCTCCAGGCAGAAG gaGAAGCAGTATGTGGGTTTTGCTACCCTCCCTAACCAGGTGCACAGGAAGTCAGTGAAAAAGGGATTTGACTTCACCCTCATGGTCGCCG GAGAGTCTGGTATGGGTAAATCTACTCTGGTCAACAGCCTGTTCCTCACAGACTTGTACAAGGACAGGAAACTTCTCAATGCTGAGG aGCGTATCAACCAGACAGTAGAGATCATTAAGCACACAGTGGACATTGAGGAGAAAGGAGTGAAGCTGAAGCTGACCATTGTAGACACACCAGGCTTTGGAGACGCTGTCAACAACAATGAATG ctggaaGCCCATCACCGACTACATTGACCAGCAGTTTGAGCAGTACTTCAGGGACGAGAGTGGACTGAACAGGAAGAACATCCAGGACAACAGAGTCCACTGCTGCCTCTACTTCATACCTCCATTTGGACATGG ACTGCGTCCAGTAGATGTGGAGTTTATGAAGGCTCTCCATGAGAAGGTGAACGTGGTTCCTCTCATCGCCAAGGCTGACTGTCTCACTCCCAGCGAGATCAAGAAACTCAAAGACAGG gtccGTGATGAGATTGAGAGGTTTGGCATTAAGGTGTACCAGTTCCCAGAGTGTGACTCTGATGAGGACGAGGAGTTTAAACAACTGGACAAAGAACTGAAG GAGTGCTGTCCGTTTGCAGTGATTGGCAGTAACACTGTGGTTGAGGCCAGGGGccagagagtaagagggagacttTACCCATGGGGCATTGTGGAAG TGGAGAACCAGTCTCACTGTGACTTTGTGAAGCTGAGGAACATATTGATCCGCTCCCACATGCACGACCTCAAAGACGTGACCTGTGACATGCACTATGAGAACTACAGAGCGCAGTGTATACAGGAcatgaccag TAAACTGACGCAGGACAACCGAATGGAGAGCCCGATTCCCATGTTGCCCCAGCCCACCCCCGACGTGGAGACCGATAGACTCATCAAGATGAAAGATGAAGAG TTGGCGAGGATGCAGGAGATGCTGAATAAGATGCAGCAGCAGATCCATGATGGGAAGGACCAGTGA